A region of Kribbella sp. NBC_01245 DNA encodes the following proteins:
- a CDS encoding MFS transporter yields MSTNQPAQVGCADPTIRDPRQRRAILIAVCIALMAVIASVSGLNVAQPELAIEFGASQSTVLWIINIYTISLAALLLPLGAIGDRWGRKPVLLTGLAVFGVASAVAGLATSTEVMLAARFLSGVGAAMIMPVTLAVITSTFPDEERSKAIGVWTGVAGGGGILGMYLSAVLVDLATWRWLFVLPVALVIAAVVMALRSVPNSREAFEHGFDLIGSLTSVVAVLGLIFVLHEGPENGWTAPATLLSLLVGVIAAIGFVAWELHQRAPLLDVRLFRERGLATGSVSLLAVFGVQAGIFVVLFPYFQAVLGWSGLRSTLALMPMALLMMFASGLAPRVAARIGGRSTMAVGIALGAVGLALMATFVSVEGGYLSVLPGMLAMGLGMGLSMTPSTEAITSALPRERQGVASALNDVTREFGTALGVALLGAILSAGYRSAIDSRLAETPDVPDAARDGIANALAAAEGPQAAALIRAAQESFVDGWRQAMWAGFAVMAILFIYVLRSGLRGRRLSRRG; encoded by the coding sequence ATGAGTACTAACCAGCCTGCCCAGGTGGGTTGCGCGGATCCGACCATCCGCGACCCGCGCCAACGTCGCGCGATTCTGATCGCGGTTTGCATTGCCCTGATGGCCGTCATCGCCTCGGTGTCCGGGCTGAACGTCGCCCAGCCGGAGCTCGCCATCGAGTTCGGCGCCTCGCAGAGCACCGTCCTGTGGATCATCAACATCTACACGATCAGCCTTGCGGCGCTGCTCCTGCCGCTAGGCGCGATCGGCGACCGGTGGGGCCGCAAGCCCGTGCTGCTCACCGGCCTGGCGGTCTTCGGAGTGGCGAGCGCGGTGGCCGGCCTCGCCACCTCGACCGAGGTCATGCTCGCCGCGCGGTTCCTCAGCGGCGTAGGCGCGGCGATGATCATGCCGGTCACCCTCGCCGTCATCACCTCGACCTTCCCCGACGAGGAGCGCTCCAAGGCGATCGGCGTGTGGACTGGAGTCGCTGGCGGTGGCGGCATCCTCGGGATGTACCTCTCGGCCGTACTAGTCGACCTTGCAACCTGGCGCTGGCTCTTCGTCCTGCCTGTCGCGCTCGTCATCGCCGCCGTCGTCATGGCTCTGCGGTCAGTCCCGAACTCGCGTGAAGCCTTTGAGCACGGGTTCGACCTCATTGGTTCGCTGACCTCGGTGGTCGCCGTACTCGGGCTGATCTTCGTTCTCCACGAAGGCCCCGAGAACGGATGGACGGCGCCCGCGACACTCCTGAGTCTGCTCGTCGGCGTCATCGCCGCCATCGGCTTCGTCGCGTGGGAGCTGCATCAACGGGCTCCGCTACTCGACGTCCGCCTCTTCCGGGAGCGCGGCCTCGCCACTGGCTCCGTATCGCTCCTGGCCGTCTTCGGCGTACAGGCGGGGATCTTCGTTGTCCTTTTCCCGTACTTCCAGGCAGTGCTCGGCTGGTCCGGACTGCGATCGACCCTGGCGCTGATGCCCATGGCGCTGCTGATGATGTTCGCCTCCGGTCTGGCCCCGAGAGTGGCCGCGCGCATCGGAGGCCGCTCGACCATGGCCGTCGGCATAGCTCTCGGGGCCGTGGGCCTGGCGCTGATGGCCACCTTCGTCTCCGTCGAAGGCGGCTACCTCTCGGTGCTGCCCGGAATGCTGGCCATGGGACTCGGCATGGGCCTGTCGATGACCCCGTCCACCGAGGCCATCACCAGCGCGTTACCGCGCGAGCGGCAAGGAGTCGCGTCTGCTCTCAACGACGTCACCAGGGAGTTCGGTACGGCGCTCGGCGTCGCGCTGCTCGGAGCGATCTTGTCCGCCGGCTACCGCAGCGCCATCGACTCCCGGCTCGCCGAAACACCCGATGTCCCCGACGCCGCCCGCGACGGCATAGCCAACGCGCTCGCGGCCGCTGAAGGCCCTCAGGCGGCGGCGCTGATCCGCGCAGCGCAGGAGTCGTTCGTCGACGGTTGGCGGCAGGCCATGTGGGCAGGCTTCGCGGTCATGGCGATCTTGTTCATCTACGTGCTTCGGTCAGGCCTACGTGGGAGGCGGCTGAGCCGTCGAGGGTAG
- a CDS encoding AbfB domain-containing protein yields MPVPRFRLPADRFRLLALLLAAAIALAGFTGAAQAPAQAQQAQQDGAQFDPKPPRLPTPWSNQVSTTNPLPEYPRPQLTRTQWQSLNGIWQFAGAANLNTPPINQNLSEEVLVPYPIESALSGIERHENFSYYRRAFTVPTDWNGQRVQLNFGAVMWQSKVWVNGTLLGTHDGGYDAFSYDITSALRAGSNEIIVGVWAPVDAQDIPIGKQRLNRGGIWYTPSSGIWHTVWLEPTAPAHITRLETIPNLAAGALDLTVRGAGISGQSARVEVLNGTQVVGQNTGAIGSPIRVPVPNARLWTPDDPYLYDVRVTLKGTGGGDTVGGYFGMRSVGKAMLGGVLRPTLNGKFVYQLGTLDQGYWPDGLYTAPTDEALRFDLEQQKALGFNMVRKHIKVESDRWFYWADKLGLMVWQDMPSLPNGRNATAAGEARYEAELRRMIENHRGITSIVQWIPFNEGWGEFDAGRIADLVKTLDPTRLVNHNSGSNCCESDPDPGNGDVIDDHMYVGPGVAREPSSTRVLVLGEYGGLGLHVDGHEWSTSAFAYEMLPTPTALTTRYVQITSQLTDLISAKGLSASIYTEPTDVEDEINGFFTYDRQVRKMDFARVREVNLKVIAAAKGTVLPVGKLASFKVTTTNLTNRYLRHINGVATTEVVDGNSAPGLKKDSTFWVRPGLANASCYSFESRNFPGEYLRHRASRVYKEAASGTTFNADATFCAREGLSGGATSLEAFSVPGSYLRHRNAELWVEPNTGGSFAQDATWNVVSPWWRSGADLPEGQARSFRVTTAGYTDRYLRHLDAGLRTDVINSASPEVARQDATYIVRAGLADATCYSLESRNFPGQFLRHRGYRLYKDPNDGTATYAKDATFCAQQPRSANTPGNVSLESFNYPTYHVRHASDLVYIAVSGGGNAWDSATSYDADTTWANSAPLGG; encoded by the coding sequence ATGCCCGTGCCGCGCTTCCGCCTGCCCGCAGATCGCTTCCGTCTGCTGGCGTTACTGCTCGCCGCCGCGATCGCCCTGGCCGGCTTCACAGGTGCAGCCCAGGCGCCGGCACAGGCCCAGCAGGCCCAGCAGGACGGCGCGCAGTTCGACCCGAAGCCGCCGAGGTTGCCGACGCCCTGGAGCAACCAGGTGTCGACGACAAACCCGCTGCCGGAATACCCGCGCCCCCAGCTGACCCGCACCCAGTGGCAAAGCCTGAACGGCATCTGGCAGTTCGCCGGCGCAGCGAATCTCAACACCCCACCGATCAACCAGAACCTCAGCGAGGAGGTTCTGGTCCCTTACCCGATCGAGTCGGCCTTGTCCGGCATCGAGCGGCACGAGAACTTCTCGTACTACCGCCGCGCCTTCACCGTCCCAACCGACTGGAACGGCCAACGCGTACAGCTGAACTTCGGCGCCGTCATGTGGCAGTCGAAGGTCTGGGTCAACGGCACGCTGCTCGGTACGCACGACGGCGGGTACGACGCGTTCTCGTACGACATCACCAGTGCACTCCGCGCCGGGTCGAACGAGATCATCGTCGGCGTCTGGGCACCAGTGGACGCTCAGGACATCCCTATCGGCAAGCAACGGCTCAACCGCGGCGGCATCTGGTACACCCCGTCCTCGGGTATCTGGCATACAGTCTGGCTAGAGCCGACCGCGCCCGCCCACATCACCAGACTCGAGACAATCCCGAACCTGGCCGCCGGAGCGCTAGACCTCACCGTGCGAGGCGCAGGCATCTCCGGCCAGAGTGCGCGGGTAGAGGTTCTAAACGGCACACAGGTCGTCGGCCAGAACACTGGCGCCATCGGCTCGCCGATACGCGTACCAGTGCCTAACGCCCGCTTGTGGACTCCCGACGACCCCTACCTGTACGACGTACGCGTGACGCTCAAGGGGACAGGTGGCGGCGACACCGTCGGTGGGTACTTCGGGATGCGCTCGGTCGGCAAAGCGATGCTTGGCGGCGTACTGCGGCCAACCCTCAACGGGAAGTTCGTCTACCAACTAGGGACGCTTGACCAGGGCTACTGGCCCGACGGCCTCTACACGGCTCCGACGGACGAGGCATTGCGGTTCGACCTGGAACAGCAAAAGGCCCTCGGCTTCAACATGGTCCGCAAGCACATCAAGGTCGAGTCCGATCGCTGGTTCTACTGGGCCGACAAGCTCGGTCTGATGGTCTGGCAGGACATGCCGTCGCTACCGAACGGGCGGAACGCCACGGCCGCGGGGGAGGCGCGCTACGAGGCCGAGCTGCGCCGGATGATCGAGAACCATCGCGGTATCACCTCGATCGTGCAGTGGATCCCGTTCAACGAGGGCTGGGGTGAGTTCGACGCCGGCCGGATCGCCGACCTGGTGAAGACCCTCGATCCGACTCGTCTGGTCAACCACAACTCCGGCTCGAACTGCTGCGAGTCCGACCCCGATCCCGGCAACGGCGACGTGATCGACGACCACATGTACGTCGGACCCGGCGTGGCGCGGGAGCCGTCGAGCACGCGCGTCCTCGTGCTCGGGGAGTACGGCGGTCTCGGGTTGCACGTCGATGGGCACGAGTGGTCGACGAGCGCGTTCGCCTACGAGATGTTGCCGACGCCCACGGCCTTGACGACGCGGTATGTCCAGATCACCAGCCAATTGACGGACCTCATCTCCGCCAAGGGGCTGTCCGCGTCGATCTACACCGAGCCGACGGACGTCGAGGACGAGATCAACGGGTTCTTCACGTACGACCGGCAGGTTCGCAAGATGGACTTCGCCCGGGTACGCGAGGTGAACCTCAAGGTCATCGCCGCAGCCAAGGGCACGGTCCTCCCGGTCGGCAAGCTGGCCTCATTCAAGGTCACCACGACCAACCTCACTAACCGGTACCTCCGTCACATCAACGGCGTCGCGACCACCGAAGTGGTCGACGGCAACAGCGCTCCCGGCCTCAAGAAGGACAGCACGTTCTGGGTACGTCCAGGCCTCGCGAACGCCTCTTGCTACTCGTTCGAGTCGAGGAACTTCCCCGGCGAGTACCTCCGCCATCGCGCCTCCCGCGTCTACAAAGAGGCGGCATCGGGTACGACCTTCAACGCCGACGCCACCTTTTGCGCCCGCGAGGGCCTTTCCGGCGGCGCCACTTCGCTAGAAGCCTTCAGCGTGCCCGGGTCATACCTGAGGCACCGGAACGCCGAGCTGTGGGTGGAGCCCAACACTGGAGGCTCCTTCGCCCAAGACGCGACCTGGAACGTCGTATCGCCCTGGTGGCGCAGTGGCGCGGACCTACCGGAGGGGCAGGCCAGGTCATTCCGGGTGACTACCGCGGGCTACACCGATCGGTACCTCCGCCACCTGGATGCCGGCCTCAGGACCGACGTGATCAACTCTGCAAGTCCTGAGGTGGCACGCCAGGATGCGACGTACATCGTTCGCGCAGGTCTTGCTGACGCGACGTGCTACTCACTGGAGTCTCGGAACTTCCCGGGCCAGTTCCTCCGGCATCGCGGCTACCGGCTCTACAAGGACCCGAACGACGGCACGGCGACGTACGCGAAGGATGCGACGTTCTGCGCGCAGCAGCCGCGTTCAGCCAACACACCAGGGAACGTGTCGCTCGAGTCCTTCAACTACCCGACGTACCACGTGCGTCATGCCAGCGACCTGGTCTACATCGCGGTAAGCGGTGGCGGTAATGCGTGGGACAGCGCTACCAGCTACGACGCCGATACGACCTGGGCCAACTCCGCACCACTAGGAGGCTGA
- a CDS encoding NAD-dependent formate dehydrogenase — protein MAKVLCVLYDDPIDGYPTSYARDDLPVVAGYSDGQTLPTPKGIDFTPGHLLGSVSGELGLRPYLESLGHELVVTSDKEGPDSVFERELADAEIVISQPFWPAYLTPERIAKAPNLKLAVTAGIGSDHVDLAAAIERGVTVAEVTFCNSISVAEHVVMMILSQVRNYLPSYKIVVDGGWNIADAVSRSYDLEGMHVGTVAAGRIGLAVLRRLAPFDVHLHYTDRHRLPSEVEEELGLTWHPSTAEMVPHLDVVTINAPLHPETEGLFGDKLLSTMKRGAYLINTARGKIADRDAIVRALESGQLAGYAGDVWFPQPAPADHPWRTMPHHGMTPHISGSSLSAQARYAAGTREILESYFDGTPIRDEYLIVDGGALAGTGAHSYSTTK, from the coding sequence ATGGCGAAGGTGCTCTGCGTACTCTATGACGACCCGATCGACGGCTACCCGACCAGTTACGCGCGCGACGATCTGCCCGTGGTCGCGGGCTATTCCGATGGGCAGACCCTGCCGACGCCGAAGGGAATCGACTTCACGCCCGGGCACCTGCTCGGCAGCGTTTCGGGTGAGCTCGGATTGCGCCCGTACTTGGAGAGTCTTGGGCACGAGCTCGTCGTCACCTCCGACAAGGAAGGCCCGGACTCGGTCTTCGAGCGAGAGCTCGCGGATGCGGAGATCGTCATCTCCCAGCCGTTCTGGCCCGCGTACCTCACCCCCGAGCGGATTGCGAAGGCGCCGAACCTCAAACTGGCCGTGACCGCCGGGATCGGGTCGGACCACGTGGACCTGGCGGCCGCGATCGAGCGCGGTGTCACCGTGGCCGAGGTGACCTTCTGCAACAGCATCAGCGTTGCCGAGCACGTCGTGATGATGATCCTCTCGCAAGTCCGGAACTACCTCCCCTCGTACAAAATCGTCGTCGACGGTGGCTGGAACATCGCGGACGCGGTCTCCCGCTCGTACGACCTGGAAGGCATGCACGTCGGCACCGTCGCCGCCGGCCGGATCGGCCTCGCGGTGCTGCGCCGCCTCGCGCCGTTCGACGTACACCTGCACTACACCGACCGGCACCGCTTGCCCTCCGAGGTGGAGGAGGAGCTCGGTCTGACCTGGCATCCGAGTACGGCGGAGATGGTGCCGCACCTGGACGTGGTGACGATCAACGCGCCGTTGCACCCGGAGACCGAAGGCCTGTTCGGCGACAAGCTGCTCAGCACGATGAAGCGCGGCGCGTACCTGATCAACACGGCCCGCGGCAAGATCGCTGACCGCGACGCGATCGTCCGTGCGCTGGAGAGCGGCCAACTCGCGGGATACGCGGGCGACGTCTGGTTCCCGCAGCCCGCCCCGGCCGACCACCCGTGGCGCACCATGCCCCACCACGGCATGACTCCGCACATCTCCGGGTCCTCGCTGTCCGCCCAGGCCCGCTACGCCGCCGGCACCCGGGAAATCCTCGAGTCGTACTTCGACGGCACCCCCATCCGCGACGAGTACCTCATCGTCGACGGCGGCGCCCTCGCCGGCACCGGCGCCCACTCCTACTCCACCACCAAGTAG
- a CDS encoding class I SAM-dependent methyltransferase yields the protein MAEQAETHHGFDKEYWEQHWQQNRTGSPGSMGTNPPNPHLVREVGGLMPGTALDAGCGAGTEAIWLASQGWQVTAADLSTEALTRAAAHAATTESAAHAATSESAAHAAMSESADRAAVSGAVDHAARSESADRAATSESADRAATSETADRAATSETADRAAMSGVSERVRWVEADLSVWDPGTRFDLVTTHYAHPAMPQLEFYDRIAEWVAPGGTLLIVGHLHTHSAPTDAHGHSHGKSAHAHGHGKTADDHGHGKTADGHSKTADGGGDSATDGGRSDGDGHQPPVEASATVAAITARLDDTAWVIVTAEERHRTLAGPGGREVPLHDVVVRATRRN from the coding sequence ATGGCGGAGCAGGCAGAAACACACCACGGTTTCGACAAGGAGTACTGGGAGCAGCACTGGCAACAGAACCGAACCGGCAGTCCCGGATCCATGGGCACGAACCCGCCCAACCCGCACCTTGTCCGTGAGGTCGGCGGCCTGATGCCGGGTACGGCGCTGGATGCGGGTTGCGGCGCGGGCACCGAGGCCATTTGGCTCGCCTCGCAAGGCTGGCAGGTCACCGCAGCCGACCTCTCAACCGAAGCCCTCACCCGCGCCGCCGCCCACGCCGCAACGACCGAATCCGCCGCCCACGCCGCAACGAGCGAGTCCGCCGCCCACGCCGCAATGAGCGAGTCCGCCGACCGTGCGGCAGTGAGCGGGGCCGTCGACCATGCGGCAAGGAGCGAGTCCGCCGACCGTGCGGCAACGAGCGAGTCCGCCGACCGTGCGGCAACGAGCGAGACGGCCGACCGTGCGGCAACGAGCGAGACGGCCGACCGTGCGGCGATGAGTGGAGTATCGGAGCGGGTGCGGTGGGTCGAGGCGGACCTGAGCGTCTGGGACCCGGGGACGCGGTTCGACCTGGTCACGACTCATTACGCCCACCCGGCGATGCCGCAGCTGGAGTTCTACGACCGCATCGCCGAGTGGGTGGCCCCTGGTGGCACTCTGCTGATCGTTGGCCACCTACACACCCATAGCGCCCCGACCGACGCCCACGGCCACAGTCACGGTAAATCGGCCCACGCCCACGGCCACGGCAAGACGGCCGACGACCACGGCCACGGCAAAACGGCCGACGGCCACAGTAAAACGGCCGACGGCGGCGGCGACAGTGCCACGGATGGCGGCCGGAGCGATGGGGATGGTCACCAACCTCCCGTCGAGGCGTCGGCGACCGTTGCGGCCATTACGGCACGCCTGGACGACACCGCGTGGGTGATCGTCACCGCCGAAGAGCGTCACCGTACTCTCGCCGGCCCTGGTGGCCGAGAGGTCCCGCTTCACGACGTCGTCGTACGCGCCACCCGCCGCAACTAA
- a CDS encoding LysR family transcriptional regulator has product MMRQLEYLVALAREGHFSRAAQACHVSQPSLSAAIRKLEHELDVPIVRRGNKYDGLTPEGERVLLWAHRILAERDALRQDLSMLEDGLSGVLRIGAIPTAQTVVPLLTTPFCQRYPRSRVSIASLSSAEISHGLTEFELDVGMTYLDGEPLGRVRTFPLYKERYLLLVPGDSELVEREPVSWADAAKLPLCLLSEQMRNRRILDEMFATAGTIVVPAVETDTVAALYSHIASLNWCSVISHAWLHMFGVPAGMRAIRLEHVGPSPRIGLVFADREPESILARALLDVTRHLDVRTTLDGSAASHVGLTEARR; this is encoded by the coding sequence ATGATGCGGCAGCTGGAGTACCTGGTGGCGTTGGCCCGGGAGGGGCACTTCTCCCGCGCTGCCCAGGCCTGCCATGTCTCGCAGCCCTCGCTCTCCGCGGCGATCCGCAAACTCGAGCATGAGCTGGACGTGCCGATCGTGCGACGCGGCAACAAGTACGACGGCCTGACGCCCGAGGGCGAACGCGTCCTGCTCTGGGCGCACCGGATCCTCGCCGAGCGGGACGCGTTGCGCCAAGACCTCTCGATGTTGGAAGACGGGCTCAGCGGAGTGCTGCGAATCGGCGCGATCCCGACCGCCCAGACCGTCGTACCGTTGCTCACAACGCCTTTCTGCCAACGGTATCCGCGCTCGCGAGTATCGATCGCCTCACTCTCGTCGGCGGAGATCAGTCACGGTCTGACCGAGTTCGAGCTGGACGTCGGCATGACCTACCTGGACGGCGAACCGCTCGGCCGGGTGCGGACTTTCCCCTTGTACAAGGAGCGATACCTGCTGCTGGTGCCGGGCGACAGCGAATTGGTCGAGCGCGAACCGGTGAGCTGGGCAGACGCCGCCAAACTGCCGTTGTGCCTGCTGTCCGAGCAGATGCGGAATCGCCGGATCCTCGACGAGATGTTCGCGACCGCCGGCACCATCGTCGTACCGGCTGTCGAAACCGACACCGTCGCCGCCCTGTACTCGCACATCGCCTCGCTCAACTGGTGCAGCGTCATCTCCCACGCCTGGCTGCACATGTTCGGCGTACCCGCGGGAATGCGCGCGATCCGCCTCGAACACGTCGGCCCCTCCCCCCGCATCGGCCTCGTCTTCGCCGATCGCGAACCCGAGTCCATCCTCGCCCGCGCCCTGCTCGACGTAACCCGTCACCTCGACGTCCGCACTACCCTCGACGGCTCAGCCGCCTCCCACGTAGGCCTGACCGAAGCACGTAGATGA
- a CDS encoding glycoside hydrolase family 76 protein → MFVNLLTVVAVVLPLGTAPTPVVPGKAAAATVCSVYCDTRDPSLAKEETFPVAEKNVNGRRIVLHVSNVDAMAWGSIDNGTTGNAVWLDRTWTDGTSWDGLLGKASIPGTWTGTRTLMYNLADPANHKRGMIRACGDASGVVCTDWVHLKVCDAACDGSTGPTGDNQPVPATTLSGRRIAVHLDNRGMAWAELTAGRAGDEVWLDRSWDQGVSWPGGSSLGRRAVPTGATFTSTTLYATTDPRSKLYGGAVRACGRAVEGASGSCTAWARPVHSRPQNLADALMYSYNPDTAWWPSSWWNSAVAVTTVIDYLKQTGRTDYLWVVDRTFQVNKGVFPAGVKSSDPIEGNFISRAIDDVAWWGLAWVQAYDLTGQTKYRDMAVTIANYVHGYWDNTCGGGVWWDRERTYKNAVTNGLYIRLTAALHNRLPGDTTWLTRATTGWNWFKASGMINAQGLVNDGLNTSTCQSNGDTVWTYNQGLAVGGTLELYRATNNQEHLTASRQLADAAINSPTLSPNGVLREACEATSCDDNAKQFKGIFMRYLTDLAAATKSTTYRTYAQRQSDTIWQAGKDSLNRVGVSWTGQATNNPRDWRTQASALSAVLTP, encoded by the coding sequence ATGTTCGTCAACCTGCTCACCGTCGTGGCGGTCGTACTTCCACTCGGTACCGCCCCTACGCCCGTAGTGCCGGGTAAGGCGGCCGCCGCGACGGTGTGTTCCGTGTACTGCGATACTCGCGATCCGTCTCTCGCCAAGGAGGAGACGTTCCCTGTCGCGGAGAAGAACGTCAACGGCCGGCGGATCGTCTTGCACGTCTCGAATGTCGACGCGATGGCGTGGGGGAGTATCGACAACGGGACTACCGGCAACGCGGTGTGGCTCGATCGGACGTGGACCGACGGTACGAGCTGGGACGGCCTGCTGGGTAAGGCGAGCATCCCTGGTACGTGGACCGGCACCAGGACGCTCATGTACAACCTGGCCGATCCGGCGAACCACAAGCGCGGCATGATCCGTGCCTGCGGTGACGCCAGCGGTGTGGTCTGTACGGATTGGGTCCACCTCAAGGTCTGCGACGCGGCCTGCGACGGCTCAACCGGTCCTACCGGGGACAACCAACCAGTGCCGGCTACAACCCTTAGCGGCCGCCGCATCGCCGTACACCTGGATAACCGGGGTATGGCCTGGGCAGAGCTCACTGCAGGCCGTGCCGGGGATGAAGTCTGGCTAGACCGTTCATGGGACCAAGGCGTCTCCTGGCCGGGCGGTTCGTCCCTCGGCCGTCGCGCCGTACCAACAGGTGCAACCTTCACTAGCACCACCCTTTACGCAACGACGGATCCGCGATCCAAGTTGTACGGCGGCGCCGTACGGGCTTGCGGCCGGGCAGTGGAGGGCGCAAGCGGCAGCTGTACGGCGTGGGCTCGTCCCGTGCACAGCCGACCTCAAAACCTTGCTGATGCGTTGATGTACTCGTACAACCCAGACACCGCGTGGTGGCCGTCAAGCTGGTGGAACTCGGCAGTGGCCGTCACAACCGTCATCGACTACCTGAAGCAGACTGGCCGGACCGACTACCTCTGGGTGGTGGACCGGACGTTCCAGGTGAACAAGGGCGTCTTCCCGGCCGGAGTGAAGAGCAGCGACCCGATCGAGGGCAACTTCATCAGCCGCGCCATCGACGACGTGGCCTGGTGGGGATTGGCGTGGGTCCAGGCGTACGACCTGACCGGCCAGACGAAGTACCGCGACATGGCGGTGACGATCGCGAACTACGTCCACGGCTATTGGGACAACACCTGCGGCGGTGGCGTCTGGTGGGACCGCGAGCGTACGTACAAGAACGCGGTGACCAACGGCCTGTACATCCGGCTGACGGCAGCGCTGCACAACCGGCTCCCCGGCGACACCACGTGGCTAACAAGAGCTACGACGGGCTGGAACTGGTTCAAAGCCAGCGGGATGATCAACGCGCAAGGCCTGGTGAACGACGGACTGAACACTTCAACCTGCCAGAGCAACGGTGACACCGTCTGGACGTACAACCAGGGCCTGGCCGTCGGCGGCACGCTCGAGCTCTACCGAGCCACCAACAACCAGGAACACCTCACCGCGTCCCGCCAGCTCGCAGACGCCGCGATCAACTCACCGACGTTAAGCCCGAACGGCGTACTTCGAGAGGCCTGCGAGGCGACGAGCTGCGACGACAACGCCAAGCAGTTCAAGGGCATCTTCATGCGCTACCTGACGGACCTCGCCGCCGCGACCAAATCGACCACCTACCGGACGTACGCCCAACGCCAGTCCGACACGATCTGGCAAGCCGGCAAGGACTCGCTCAACCGCGTCGGCGTCAGCTGGACCGGGCAAGCCACCAACAACCCGCGCGACTGGCGAACCCAGGCCAGCGCCCTCAGCGCCGTACTCACTCCTTAG
- a CDS encoding helix-turn-helix domain-containing protein: MDDSLDHTLDAVGPRLKQLRQRRDVTLVDLAEETGISTSTLSRLEAGLRRPTLEQLLPLARVYGVTLDELVDAPPTGNPRITVRPISCDDGSLILPLTRRPGGIQAYKFVLPTGNDDAEPELRTHEGYDWAYVLNGTLRLVLGEHDLLLNPGEAAEFDTRTPHWFGATSSGPVEFLSLIGKQGERAHVRVSPKARSSK; this comes from the coding sequence ATGGATGACTCGCTGGACCACACCCTCGACGCGGTCGGGCCGAGGCTGAAGCAGCTCCGGCAACGCCGCGACGTCACGCTCGTCGACCTCGCGGAGGAGACCGGCATCTCGACCAGCACCCTGTCCCGGCTCGAGGCAGGTCTACGACGCCCCACGCTGGAACAGCTGCTCCCGCTCGCCCGCGTGTACGGAGTCACACTCGACGAACTCGTCGACGCTCCACCCACCGGAAATCCACGCATCACCGTGCGGCCCATCTCCTGCGACGACGGCTCGCTCATCCTGCCCCTGACCCGCCGGCCCGGCGGGATCCAGGCCTACAAGTTCGTCCTTCCGACCGGTAACGACGATGCCGAGCCCGAGTTGCGCACCCACGAGGGCTACGACTGGGCCTACGTTCTCAACGGCACCTTGCGCCTCGTCCTCGGCGAGCACGACCTCCTCCTCAACCCCGGCGAGGCCGCGGAGTTCGACACCCGAACGCCGCACTGGTTCGGGGCCACCAGCTCCGGCCCCGTCGAGTTCCTCAGCCTCATCGGCAAGCAAGGCGAACGCGCCCACGTGCGCGTATCCCCCAAGGCCCGTTCGTCAAAGTAG